A stretch of DNA from Methylosinus sp. LW4:
GGCCGATGCGCGCGGCCGGCGCCAGCGCTCCCAACGGCGCGGAATTGTCGAAGCCTTTGGAGAGATCCCAGGGCCGCCCGGCCTTGCGCGCCTCGCTCTGCAGGTCGCGGCGGGGGAGGTCGATCCCGGCGCCATAGCCGAACACATGGGCGAGCGCGTCGGCGCGCGCGATATCCGCCCCGCCGCTCCCGATCGCCGCTGCCAGCTCGATCTCATGGTGGAGATCCGTGGTGCGGGGCGGATAGGGGATGGTCGCGCCGCTGGCGACCACGGCGTCGGCGGGCTTGGAGAAGAAGCAGGGCTGCTCGCGCGAGGGGTCCTTGCCCATCTCCCGCGCATGGGCGGCGTAATTCTGCCCGACGCAGAAGATGCGCCGCACGGGAAAGCGCC
This window harbors:
- a CDS encoding fumarylacetoacetate hydrolase family protein; its protein translation is MSEEFLFPPPAPAALAIAGDARRFPVRRIFCVGQNYAAHAREMGKDPSREQPCFFSKPADAVVASGATIPYPPRTTDLHHEIELAAAIGSGGADIARADALAHVFGYGAGIDLPRRDLQSEARKAGRPWDLSKGFDNSAPLGALAPAARIGHPGKGRISLAVNGVARQDADLSDMIWSVAEIVAILSQFVRLEAGDLIFTGTPAGVGPIVSGDHVTGEIEGVGSVALTVG